Within the Naumovozyma castellii chromosome 1, complete genome genome, the region GGATGTAGAGAAGTGCTCCACCTAATAACTTTTCCCTTCTTGTCAGATTCAAGACAGATTCAGATATTGGCACTGCCAATGGTCCTTGTAACAGGGTACAATTCTGCATGCTCTGTATTATGGTACTTGtgtaattcatcatcatagTTGTCTTTGTATAAGTTTTCAATGATCCTTTGTTTTTATGGTCTAGGTTTGACCTCAAACTGTACCTTGCGAACGGTTTAAATCTTGAGACTCAGTAGCGGTAAGTATCTTTCGAGGAACCTATTGTTTCAACTTGACATGAAAGGTACACAATAATGTGAGGGAGATACTGAGAATTTGAGACACCAACCTTGTTTCAAGCTTCGATACACCCAGGAATTGAGAACAATCTCTATTAACTGCAATTGTTGAGTCGATTATGTAATGTTCAGTTTTGATCGTACGGTACAAAAGGAACAGAAGCGCCCGtcaaaaaaataaggaaCTGTTAAAACTGGACTACACAGACTTGGACAGTTCTCTACACGATAACACTAAGTATTAGTTGCCTTGTTTGTTTTTAGGGACGCTGAGCTTGCTTGGACTAgttaagaaaatattactGGGAAAACAAGGCAACTCATTCTTGTTCGTAAATCGATATCTACGTTAAACCCCAGGACGACAATTCTACTTACCATGCTCCTCGAGTCTTGTAACAcccaattcaaaataatatgaattttttttgtaaaatGCACCCCTGTCAAAGCCAGCATGTAAGCATCTCTTTCCTCAACAAGAGCTTATTTATTCAGaaagatattttccaatttttctccaccttataataatattctaaaAATTCCTTAGCTATACCGATGATCCAATAACTTATTACTACCTCCAGACACTTAACAATACAATAACCTTATGTGTCACCACACTAAGCAACGTAACGTATGTTAATTGCTCATAGATTGAGAAACCCGACTTCGCACATCCGTCCACCACATACTAACAGTGACTCATTGGATTATAGTCGCTATTCATCGCTTTCCACGGCAACCCATTGAGCCggtgaaaaaaaattggtgTCAGATTCCCTCAGatctttttaaatataaagTTATATAAATTATATCAGATATTATGTAAGAACAGAGTCATACTGTCCTTCAAATACAACTTTAAACAAGAAGGAAACACACACCATGTCAAGAACTATATTTAACACCATTGAACTACTGCCACCGGATGCACTATTCGGAATCAAACAGAGATACAACGCCGATGAGAGAAAGGATAAAGTCGATCTAGGTATCGGAGCCTACAGAGACAACCAAGGTAAACCATGGGTCCTACCAAGCGTGAAGTCTGCCGAATTAGCCATCCATGCGGACCCAAATTACAACCACGAATATTTAAACATTACCGGGTTGAACGCATTGACCTCCGGTGCAGCAAACATCATATTCGGTCCAGATTCTGATGCCATAAAGAACGAAAGAATCGTCTCCACTCAATCCATCTCAGGAACTGGTGCCCTTCATATTGCCGCTAAATTTCTATCTAAATTCTTCCCTGAAAGGAAAATCTATCTAAGTGACCCCACTTGGGCAAACCATCAGGCAATCTTTCAAGCACAGGGATTAGTTACCAACACATACCCATATTGGGACAATGAGACCAAATCATTGGATTTAAATGGATTTGAAAGGTCTATTGAAGTGGCTCCGGAGGGATCAGTGTTCGTACTCCATGCCTGTGCACATAATCCAACAGGTTTGGACCCAACAAAGGAACAATGGGAAACTATCTTAGAAAGAATAGCATATAAGGGACACTTGGCTCTTTTCGATTCTGCATATCAAGGGTTCGCATCTGGTGATTTGAACAAAGATGCTTATTCCATTCGCCTTGGTgtggaaaaattgaaacgTGTGGCACCAATCCTGGTTTGTCAAAGTTTTGCTAAGAACGTTGGGATGTATGGAGAAAGAGTCGGGTGCTTCCATATTGTACTACCTGAACAAGATACCAAAGAGGAATTGACTACGGTGAAGAAGGCCTTGAGTTCGCAATTATCCAAGATTATTAGATCCGAAGTGTCTAATCCACCTGCATATGGTGCAAAGATTGTCGCCACGATCTTAAATTCAGATGAACTACGTGCCCAATGGTACAAGGATATGATTACAATGTCTTCAAGAATTATGGAAATGAGAGTTACTTTGAGAGATAGATTAAATGAATTGGGGACTCCAGGTACATGGGATCATATTGTGGAACAAACTGGTATGTTCTCATTCACTGGTTTGACAAGTGAGATGGTTGCAAGATTGGAAAAGGAACATAGCATTTACATGGTTTCTTCTGGTAGAGCATCAATTGCTGgattaaataaattaaatgttGACCGTGTGGCTCAATCTATTGATGAAGTGGTCCGTCATTTCACCaatgaatccaaattatAGTCTTTTGTATATGTACTTTATAGTTTCAGTTAATaacaattaattaattatgCTGGActtatttatataaatcTGCATAAATAATGTATTTTTCAGGAATGAACGCCGTGGCGCATACATTATTGAACTCCTACAAAGTCCGATGTCCATTGAGCTGCACTTTGGAATGGCGATGTATGAGAGAAGAGCTATGCTCAGACAACTTTGACAACAGAAGCAAACAAACACATAATAAACCTAAGATCTTATCTGTTTTAACAATCActaaatattctaaatATCGCCATATTCCATGAATTTTCAGCAGCCACACGTTGAATGAAGCCACAATACTCAAGGAATGGGCGATATTGCTGGTGTTGAAGAGGGCATTAGAGTTTTGTCCCTCTCGAGGATATTTCTTGGCTGTGAAATGCTCGTACATTTCAAAAGCGACGAGATTGTGTTTTGACGATCACGGTCGCCCACAAAGGCAAGACTGCCATCTTTTGTCAGTGCCTCTAGAATTTTTCACAGCAAACTCCGGACCTTCAACTTTATTGGTAAGTCTCCTGTCTACGActtaatttgaaattcaatttcgGTTACCCAAAGTTGACTGCTACATTAAGGGATTGCTGAATCAGTTTTGATTAGTAcctttcaaatatttcaatcaTATTCTCTCTTCTGTGATGGAACCAGTTCTGGTAAGTTAGCTCTACAACTGGGTAAGGTATACCAAACTTACCTATTTGAATCCTGTGGAAAAGCAGGGTATAATGTGGATTTTATTGACCCTGCTAGTATTACacataaataatattctaaTGTTTCCATTTAGATAGCcccaattttcttattttcttattcattctttgtattctattttttaataaattactTTTGTTGGTTTTTCAACATACTTTATTAGTTCGGTGGCAATACTTTTTAAAAGGTTTCTTAGAATTTACTAGAGATAGTTGGTATATTGTAAACAGAAGGACTGCCGGGAGCCAGTTCGAGTCACATGTTTCATCAGCAAGTTAAGATTAGTTTGTACTTAGTACTATTACAT harbors:
- the AAT2 gene encoding aspartate transaminase AAT2 (ancestral locus Anc_2.420), with protein sequence MSRTIFNTIELLPPDALFGIKQRYNADERKDKVDLGIGAYRDNQGKPWVLPSVKSAELAIHADPNYNHEYLNITGLNALTSGAANIIFGPDSDAIKNERIVSTQSISGTGALHIAAKFLSKFFPERKIYLSDPTWANHQAIFQAQGLVTNTYPYWDNETKSLDLNGFERSIEVAPEGSVFVLHACAHNPTGLDPTKEQWETILERIAYKGHLALFDSAYQGFASGDLNKDAYSIRLGVEKLKRVAPILVCQSFAKNVGMYGERVGCFHIVLPEQDTKEELTTVKKALSSQLSKIIRSEVSNPPAYGAKIVATILNSDELRAQWYKDMITMSSRIMEMRVTLRDRLNELGTPGTWDHIVEQTGMFSFTGLTSEMVARLEKEHSIYMVSSGRASIAGLNKLNVDRVAQSIDEVVRHFTNESKL